GCGAACGCGGAATTACCATAAAATCGCATGCTATTCAAATGGATTTTGAGCATAAAGGAGAACAATATGTTTTAAATTTAATTGATACTCCAGGTCACGTAGATTTTTCTTACGAAGTTTCTCGTTCAATTGCTGCCTGTGAAGGTGCTTTACTAATTGTAGATGCAGCGCAAAGTATACAGGCACAAACAATTTCTAACTTATATCTAGCTTTAGAGAACGATTTAGAGATTATTCCTATCTTAAATAAAGTAGATTTACCTTCTGCAAACCCAGAAGAAGTAACAGACGATATTGTAGATTTATTAGGTTGTGCCCCAGAAGATGTTATTCACGCAAGTGGAAAAACTGGTTTTGGTGTAGAGAACATTTTAGAAGCAATTATAGATAGAGTTCCTGCTCCAAAAGGAAACGTTGATGCACCATTACAAGCTTTAATTTTCGATTCAGTTTACAATTCTTACAGAGGAATTGAAACGTATTTCCGTGTTTTAAATGGAGAAATCAAAAAAGGACAACGTATTAAATTTATGGCAACTGGCAATGAGTATTTTGCTGATGAAGTTGGTACTTTAAAATTAGAGCAAGTTGTTAGAAAATCTGTAAAAGCAGGTGATGTTGGTTATTTAATTACAGGAATTAAAACAGCAAAAGAAGTAAAAGTAGGAGATACTATTACAGATGCAGTGAATCCTACAACAGAAATTATTGATGGTTTCGAAGATGTAAAACCAATGGTTTTTGCAGGTATTTATCCAGTTGATACAGAAGATTTTGAAGAATTGCGTTATTCAATGGAAAAGCTGCAATTAAACGATGCTTCTTTAGTATTTGTACCAGAAAGTTCTGCAGCTTTAGGTTTTGGTTTTCGTTGTGGATTCTTAGGAATGTTACACATGGAAATTATTCAAGAACGTTTAGAGCGTGAGTTTAATATGACTGTTATTACAACGGTTCCCAATGTATCTTACCACGCCTACACTAAGAAAAATCCAAATGAATTACTTTTATTAAATAATCCTACAGATTTACCAGATCCATCAAGATTAGATAGAGTAGAAGAGCCTTTTATTAAAGCTTCTATCATTACAAAATCAGATTTTGTTGGTCAAGTAATGAGTTTGTGTATCGAAAAACGTGGAGAAATTACAAATCAAACCTACTTAACAACAGAAAGAGTAGAATTAACTTTTGATATGCCTTTGGCAGAAATTGTTTTCGATTTTTACGATCGTTTAAAAACAGTTTCTAAAGGATATGCTTCTTTCGATTATTCTCCGATTGGTATGAGAGAATCTAAATTGGTTAGAGTAGATATTTTATTAAACGGTTCTGGAGTAGATGCACTTTCTGCACTTTTACATGCAGATAATGCGTATACAATTGGTAAAAAGATAGTTGAAAAACTAAAAGAATTAATACCAAGACAACAGTTTGATATTCCTATTCAGGCAGCAATTGGAGCAAAAATTATTGCACGTGAAACTACAAAAGCGTTGCGTAAAGATGTTACTGCAAAATGTTATGGTGGAGATATTTCACGTAAACGTAAGTTATTAGAAAAGCAGAAAAAAGGTAAGAAAAGAATGCGTCAGGTTGGTAATGTAGAAATTCCACAAGAAGCATTTATGGCAGTTTTAAAGTTGAATGATTAAATTAGATAATTCGATTTTTAGACGTTTAGATTTTTAGAATCAAGATACAAGACAGAACCTTTTTGAGAAATCAAGAAGGTTTTTTATTTGAAGCTATTTCCAGCTTTCACTACTCGCTTTTTTTATTTTAAAAAGAAATAAAAAAGAGCTCAAACAAACCGTTTCAAATGCGGAGCATTCAACGACTCAAAAGAAATATTAAAGCGGAGTTACTCTGGGCTAGACTAGTTTGCTAACAAATAGTTATTCCTTTAAAATCAAGATAATTTTTTATTTGCAGCTGTTTCTTTTTATCGCTGTCATTGCGAAGTTTACTTTTTTGTAAACTGTGGCAATCTCATAATTAGAAACAGATTGTTTCGTTCCTCGCAATGATCTGTGTTAAAAAACTATTATTTATTGTTAAAATTTCTTTTATTTCAGAAAATATAAGTTTTGATGATTTTCATTGTAAATTTGTTTGTTAGTCGCAATAGAAAAAATTTGCTTTATTAATTTATTAGCTATTGCAATTTTAATTACTCTCTCGGGTTTTCCTTTTTCTTTAAGTCGTTCATACATTTCGATACAATTTTTATTTACTCTTTTTGCAGACCAACTACATAAATACAAAAGTTTTCTAATTTGAGGTTTGCCCATTTTACAAATATGTCCTTTACCTTTTACACTTGTTCCTGATTGATATAGCCTTGGACTAAATCCTACAAAAGCTGTCAGTTGTTTATAGTTATCAAATTTTGTGAAATTATCTGTAATAACACTCATCATAATAGCCGTTTTTAGCCCGATTCCTGGTATCGTTTTTATTCTTTCAACCGTGTCTTTATAAGCTAATCTTCCTATTTGCTCTATCCTTTTTTTCAAACTTATCAATACGTCTTATTAATAATATTAGTACTTGTTTTAATTCTTTTCTAAGATCCGAACTCAACAAACCTGTTGCTTCAAAGGATTCTAATTGTCTTTTTGTTTGATGTTTTTGTTTTTTTAGTAATTCTAAAGCTGTGTAAAGTTGTTTAATTTCTATACTAGGTTTACTCTCTGGACACCATCTTTTTAACTCATATTGAGCACCATATTCGGCAATTGTCTTTGCGTCTTTTTTATCTGTTTTTGCTCTATATAATCTTGTTTGACTATATCTTCTAATTATCAAAGGATTTAATACACATACATTAAAACTAGATGCATGTAAAAAAGTTGCTAACTGAACATAATAAGGACCACTAGCCTCCATTACAATCCAGTCTGATGCACTAATCAATTTAATAAATTGCTCAAAACCTGTATTTTGATTCTTAAAAATTTTGTGAATCCATTTATCTTTTTCTAAATAAGAAACATCAAAGGTTTGCTTACTAATATCAATTCCTATAATTTTACTCATATCAAATGTTTTTATAGAAAAATTACTACATTTACTTATCAATCCTAAATACAGACTTGATGGTCTAATGATCTGTTCAAGTTTATGTAGTAAGGGGTAAAGTGATTAGCATTGCGAACGGTCTTTAATGACAAATGACGGACTATAATCTTTTCCTTTACCCTTACTTTTCTTGTTAAATATTAAATCTAATTTAAGCTTTTTAAAAACAGATCCTTATTTTTACAAACATAGGATGACGCATATTAAAAAGCAATAATAAGGTTAATAGTATCAACAGTTATTCGAACGATTTCAATCAGGTTTATATTTATTTCCCAGTCTGTTTGTTTATCCTGCGAAAGCAGTAATCTTAATTACCATCTCTAATTCTATCTTCTTCATCATTATTAGAGTTTCTTCCAGATTTCTTTTTTCCAAATTTAGAACCAAAACTATAAACGAATTTCAACTGAATATTTTGTCTAGAATCATTGCTTTCAACAGCGGCAATTCCGTTTCCGTAATCAATATTACCAACAAAACCTCTGTTTAGCATTTTGTTAAAACCAAGATTTACCTTTAGTTTATCATCTAAAAACTTTTTACCAAAAGAAAAATCTAAGCCAGCTAGCCAATCTACTTCAATTTGACCTTCTAAAGCTCCTGTTCCGTAGTTTCCACTCAATTCAAAATTGATGTCCCAAGGTAATTCGTAACTCGCCTGAACAAACCAAATTAAGTTCCATTTATTTAAATCTACATTAAAAGTAGAAGATCTGTAATCTGTATTCGTAACAATAACGCCAGTATAACCTTCCAACCCTTTTGTGAAACTTAAAGGCGCGAATAATCTAAAATTCCAATTTGCATTATTTTCTACATTTACTTCTTGCTGTCTAATTTGTGCTGTAGCATTATCTTGTCTTATTAGATCAAAAATAACATCATCAGTTTCACTATAACCAATTGTAAAAAAGGGTTGACCATCATATGTTAAATTAAACTGATAATTATTAGTGTAAGAAGGTGTTAAGTTCGGATTTCCTTCACCGGCAGAATAAGGATCTAAATACGTTTCAAAAGAATTTAAAGTATTATAAGAAGGT
The window above is part of the Polaribacter sp. SA4-12 genome. Proteins encoded here:
- a CDS encoding IS110 family transposase; this translates as MSKIIGIDISKQTFDVSYLEKDKWIHKIFKNQNTGFEQFIKLISASDWIVMEASGPYYVQLATFLHASSFNVCVLNPLIIRRYSQTRLYRAKTDKKDAKTIAEYGAQYELKRWCPESKPSIEIKQLYTALELLKKQKHQTKRQLESFEATGLLSSDLRKELKQVLILLIRRIDKFEKKDRANRKISL
- a CDS encoding transposase; this encodes MKKRIEQIGRLAYKDTVERIKTIPGIGLKTAIMMSVITDNFTKFDNYKQLTAFVGFSPRLYQSGTSVKGKGHICKMGKPQIRKLLYLCSWSAKRVNKNCIEMYERLKEKGKPERVIKIAIANKLIKQIFSIATNKQIYNENHQNLYFLK
- the lepA gene encoding translation elongation factor 4, which gives rise to MKNIRNFCIIAHIDHGKSTLADRLLEYTGSVTDREKKDQLLDNMDLERERGITIKSHAIQMDFEHKGEQYVLNLIDTPGHVDFSYEVSRSIAACEGALLIVDAAQSIQAQTISNLYLALENDLEIIPILNKVDLPSANPEEVTDDIVDLLGCAPEDVIHASGKTGFGVENILEAIIDRVPAPKGNVDAPLQALIFDSVYNSYRGIETYFRVLNGEIKKGQRIKFMATGNEYFADEVGTLKLEQVVRKSVKAGDVGYLITGIKTAKEVKVGDTITDAVNPTTEIIDGFEDVKPMVFAGIYPVDTEDFEELRYSMEKLQLNDASLVFVPESSAALGFGFRCGFLGMLHMEIIQERLEREFNMTVITTVPNVSYHAYTKKNPNELLLLNNPTDLPDPSRLDRVEEPFIKASIITKSDFVGQVMSLCIEKRGEITNQTYLTTERVELTFDMPLAEIVFDFYDRLKTVSKGYASFDYSPIGMRESKLVRVDILLNGSGVDALSALLHADNAYTIGKKIVEKLKELIPRQQFDIPIQAAIGAKIIARETTKALRKDVTAKCYGGDISRKRKLLEKQKKGKKRMRQVGNVEIPQEAFMAVLKLND